A portion of the Desmodus rotundus isolate HL8 chromosome 8, HLdesRot8A.1, whole genome shotgun sequence genome contains these proteins:
- the GHRL gene encoding appetite-regulating hormone: MPSPGTICSLLLLSVLCVDLAMAGSSFLSPEHQKVQRKESKKPPAKLQPRELEGWLRPEDRTQAEGAEDELEIRFDTPFDIGIKLSGAQDHQHGQALGKFLQDMFWEEADEAPADK; encoded by the exons ATGCCCTCCCCAGGAACCATCTGCAGCCTGCTGCTCCTCAGTGTGCTCTGCGTGGACCTGGCCATGGCTGGCTCCAGCTTCCTGAGCCCCGAACACCAGAAAGTGCAG AGAAAGGAGTCCAAGAAGCCACCAGCCAAACTGCAGCCCCGAGAGCTCGAGGGCTGGCTCCGCCCAGAAGACAGAACTCAGGCAGAAGGGGCAGAGGATGAGCTGGAAATTCGG TTCGACACCCCCTTTGATATTGGAATTAAGCTGTCAGGGGCTCAGGACCACCAGCATGGCCAGGCCCTCGGGAAGTTTCTTCAGGACATGTTTTGGGAAGAGGCCGACG